The stretch of DNA CCAAATGTATCGCTTGCGAACACCTATAGTTCTTGCTCTCACCACGCTGAAAATTCATTGCTTACCCAGCACTTTGGTTCTGTTTGCGACGATGACTTTGATTGTCGGCGGATGTGCCGCCACCACTCAACGGGACCAAGCGGACCCTCAAGACGCCGCTGCTGAGGCTCGAAAACAGAGTGAGTACGCTGCGGAAGACTTAGGTGTGGTTGATCACGTGTATCAAGTAAAAAAGCTGCCGGTAAAGGTTGCTTTCGGTTCCTGTTCAAAAGTGCATAAGCCTCAGCCTATCCTGAATACAATAGCTGCATTGAAACCAGACGTGTTTATCTATCTCGGTGACAGTATTTATGCAGATGAGAACAATGGACTCGAGTTCAAAGGAAAGGATGAACCGGGCTTACCGCGTTTTGTTGCTAGATATGAGCAGCTGGGTGCAAAAAGGGAATTTCAAAATCTCAAGTCCTCCACCAAACTGATTGCAACGTGGGATGATCATGACTATGGCAAAAACGATGCAGGCAAAGAGTATGTTTTCAAGGAGGACTCAAAACGAATTTTTCTGAATTTCTTTGAAGAACCCAAAGACTCTCCTCGGTGGACGCGACCCGGAGTCTATACGTCCTACTATTATAAAGGTCCTGGCAATTCACTGCAGATTATCGTTTTAGATACCCGTACATTCCGGGACGAACTGATTTCGAGTAACGGGCGCTATGTACCCAATCAAGACGCGGCAGCAACGCTATTAGGCAGTGCTCAGTGGCTCTGGCTTGAGGAGCAGTTAAAGATTTCGGCCGATATGCGAATAATAGGTTCGAGTATTCAGTTCGGTCATGAATCCAACGGTTATGAGTCCTGGACAAATTTTCCGCATCAAAGGCAGAAGATGCTCGACTTGATAAAAAAGACGGGAGCTAAAGGTGTCATTTTTATCTCGGGGGATGTGCATTGGGGCGAAATCTCCAAGATTGAAGAACCCGGGCTTTATGCATTCTATGATGTAACGTCGAGCGGGCTTACTGAAACATGGAAGGATTTTTCGCCCAACAAGTACCGTATTGGCGAAGTTCAAAGGGCAAACCATTTTGGTCTCATATCGTTTGATTGGACCAGCGACATTCCACGTGCGCGGCTTGAAATCCGTGACTTGGAAGGAGAGGCGGTTAATGGCGTAGACTTCTCTACGACTCCCGAGTAAAAAATACTAGACCGAGCTGTACCAAGCTGCGCGCGATGGGGAGACCCAGCGGTTGCGAAGCAACTGCATTGGAGTTCGCTCCGCGAACTCCGCGTGAACGCGCATCAACGCTTTCTGTTCTTCGGTGTTATAGATCCTCGGTCTTTGCTTCATCTGCAACACTCCCTCTCCTTGTCAGGAGACTAGTGCGGTTGAATTCGCAGCCCCATTGCCGTCACTCGTCTAACCACGAGAATGGTTACGAATATTCGCTACTCGATGATCGCGGTCACCCACCGATAGACCTTCCAAATCCCGCAAAGCACTTTTGTTTTCACCATCCTCGCTGATTCGATTGCTCCCTTTCAGGATTGGGCTATCTGCCTCAGCGGCCGGTTACACGGACATCCACTCCGGTCCAGTCATTCGGCTTCAGCATATTAGGATGAATCCACCCGAGGGGCGCCCGTCCGGTCGTTTCTGCCCACGCGTATTCCCGTCCCTCATGCCGAATTGTCTTCCCCGTGGTCGGTAAGAGGATCCCCACCATTGCATGACTATGTGCGCGAGAAATGAAAATCCTCGCCTCAATTCCCGCCCGTTTGAGCAGGTGCAGCAGCAAAAGAGACTTCGAATCACAGTCCCCCCAGTCTTCCGACACGACGAGTGGCGGGGGTAACACATTAAATGCCAGTTCTTCGGGGATGCGGTACGGAATATCCTGCACGAAGGTCAGCAGCCAACGTGCGGCGTCGCGCGCGTTCCAGTTGCTTCTGTCTATCACCAGTTCCATACGATCAAGCAGAGCGCTCAGGTCGTTCGCACTCAGCCTCGAGACCTCGGTGTAGACACAACCCCATGGCCGGTACTTACACTCGGAGGGTAGTGAGCTTTGCCCGAGATACGCGTGCTCGGCATACAGAGCAGACATCGCTTCGTGACCATGAGCGAACGTAACACGGTAGGGCGCAAGACCCTTTGCCCGCCAGACGTGCTGGGTGCTCTGGTAGGATGTTTCATCGGACGGCTGTTTAACTGTCCCCAGATCCACGACCTGGATGGTGGTTCGTACGCGGTCAACTGATTTTCTAACTGACAATTCATCGTCAAATACCGCCAAGCCCAGGAACAAGACGATCCAGACTCCGTTCAAGATCGACCATCCCTTGCTGGATTTCTTACGAGGCACTGCTAGTCCAGGGTTTGTCCCAGCGGCGGCAGGGGCAACAAGCCGGTCAACAACGTGTCCAGGCCTTCTCTTGCCAGCAGCCCCATTACTCCAAGGACAACCGCCATCACGATCGCGCAGGCGATGTTGCCGTTACGTATCTCTTCGATTTCATCTATGTTCGGGGTTAACCGCACCGACGCACGCACACCCACAATGATTACCCCAGCACCGACAACCAACGCAGCCAAGATCAGACCGATCGCGTACGCGAACACCCAGGTTACGTCTACCCAGGTGTTAGCGGAGTACCGTAGTAGATCTAGCGCACTGAAAGTATTTTGCACGGCGTTTTGCACCATCAGACCCATGGCAAAGATTGCCCCGGCCAGCGAGATTCCCACGGCTATGTTGCCTTCGTGGA from Gammaproteobacteria bacterium encodes:
- a CDS encoding alkaline phosphatase D family protein, which produces MYRLRTPIVLALTTLKIHCLPSTLVLFATMTLIVGGCAATTQRDQADPQDAAAEARKQSEYAAEDLGVVDHVYQVKKLPVKVAFGSCSKVHKPQPILNTIAALKPDVFIYLGDSIYADENNGLEFKGKDEPGLPRFVARYEQLGAKREFQNLKSSTKLIATWDDHDYGKNDAGKEYVFKEDSKRIFLNFFEEPKDSPRWTRPGVYTSYYYKGPGNSLQIIVLDTRTFRDELISSNGRYVPNQDAAATLLGSAQWLWLEEQLKISADMRIIGSSIQFGHESNGYESWTNFPHQRQKMLDLIKKTGAKGVIFISGDVHWGEISKIEEPGLYAFYDVTSSGLTETWKDFSPNKYRIGEVQRANHFGLISFDWTSDIPRARLEIRDLEGEAVNGVDFSTTPE